One genomic window of Tatumella citrea includes the following:
- a CDS encoding phytanoyl-CoA dioxygenase family protein, with the protein MQNQSAVWLDALGANAELTETMKHQLDTLGYTIVPNVADADWLAAMREHIDMLVAREGDNLAIEHHQEATATRVANLVNKGVIWEKVWAHPLILSACKYVFQGDFKVSSLNAREALFNGGLQPLHADWKKQRPDFPKVHLVNTIWALDDLSAANGAPRIIPATHLRPELPEDVLADTHATHPDEVVFAAPAGSVMIYNAHTWHGGTTNTTGERRRVLHGLYIDRADTAQQDQQRWLTPETASRLTPAQKWLLAVE; encoded by the coding sequence ATGCAAAATCAATCTGCGGTATGGCTCGATGCCCTGGGGGCAAATGCTGAACTGACCGAGACCATGAAGCACCAGCTTGACACTCTGGGCTATACCATTGTGCCAAATGTAGCGGATGCTGACTGGCTGGCCGCGATGCGTGAACACATTGATATGCTGGTGGCGCGTGAAGGGGATAACCTGGCGATTGAACATCACCAGGAGGCTACTGCTACACGGGTGGCGAATCTGGTGAACAAAGGGGTTATCTGGGAAAAGGTCTGGGCTCATCCGCTTATCCTTTCTGCCTGCAAATATGTATTTCAGGGAGATTTCAAAGTTTCCAGCCTGAACGCCCGTGAAGCGCTGTTTAACGGTGGATTACAGCCGCTGCATGCTGACTGGAAGAAACAACGTCCTGATTTTCCTAAAGTGCACCTCGTCAACACTATCTGGGCACTGGATGATCTCTCTGCGGCTAACGGTGCACCAAGAATTATTCCTGCCACCCATTTACGTCCTGAACTGCCTGAAGACGTGCTGGCAGATACTCATGCAACACATCCGGATGAAGTTGTGTTTGCTGCTCCGGCCGGTAGTGTGATGATCTACAACGCCCATACCTGGCACGGCGGTACCACCAATACCACCGGCGAACGCCGCCGGGTGCTGCACGGTCTGTATATCGACCGTGCAGATACGGCACAACAGGACCAGCAACGCTGGCTTACCCCTGAGACAGCCAGTCGTCTGACACCGGCGCAGAAATGGCTGCTGGCAGTGGAATGA
- a CDS encoding AraC family transcriptional regulator has translation MQSNSYVRSGCFQPEQPWFVLNAARHYSLLGSANPAISHFYSFDIAPSAEVTLAVPDGCVDIVFDCDALNPCGRVCGTTLEARGADMKHHHHYFGVRFAPGVIPDFLDVSAGEIPDREFSFMDVVPDARQAFELIIQTSDFQRKIALFNAFFTPRLVRKSSPLTSQVINTMQQYKGNIRIDELETLTGYSCRTIQRQFRQDTGLSPKAFCKILRCQSALNSLHSQQSVSFSDLAFDLGFSDQSHFLREFKKSVSTTPGDYQKHIAGDKYQHRLRFH, from the coding sequence ATGCAGAGCAATAGTTATGTGAGATCAGGATGTTTTCAGCCGGAACAGCCCTGGTTTGTCCTGAATGCCGCCCGCCACTACTCGTTGCTGGGCTCGGCCAATCCGGCCATCTCGCATTTTTACAGTTTTGATATCGCTCCTTCGGCAGAAGTGACTCTGGCAGTCCCGGATGGCTGTGTGGATATAGTATTTGACTGTGATGCACTGAATCCTTGCGGCAGAGTGTGCGGTACCACCCTGGAAGCCCGTGGGGCTGATATGAAACATCACCATCATTATTTTGGTGTACGCTTCGCCCCCGGCGTGATCCCCGACTTCCTGGATGTCAGCGCCGGAGAAATTCCGGATCGTGAGTTCAGCTTTATGGATGTGGTCCCGGATGCGCGCCAGGCCTTTGAGCTGATTATTCAGACCTCTGATTTCCAGAGAAAAATTGCCCTGTTTAATGCGTTTTTTACCCCGCGACTGGTCAGAAAATCCTCCCCTCTGACCAGCCAGGTAATAAATACCATGCAACAATACAAGGGCAATATCCGGATTGACGAGTTAGAAACGCTCACCGGCTACTCCTGTCGGACCATACAGCGCCAGTTCCGTCAGGATACAGGCCTGTCACCTAAGGCATTTTGCAAAATCCTCAGGTGCCAGTCGGCACTGAACAGTCTTCACAGCCAGCAAAGCGTGTCATTCAGTGATTTGGCATTCGACCTGGGGTTCAGTGATCAGTCCCATTTTCTGCGGGAATTTAAGAAGTCGGTGAGTACCACGCCTGGCGACTATCAGAAACATATCGCAGGTGATAAATATCAGCACCGGTTACGTTTCCATTAA
- a CDS encoding RidA family protein has product MTTVTRLTTGSEFEKKASYSRIVAVDNWIFVSNTAGRNPLTKQIPEDLKQQTLQVFANIEAALTAVDSSLKDVVCSRVFIQQPDDVAQVMEIIGEKFRGINPATTVTCPPLGSTVYKVELEVTAFRGAGTAEIREITLSQ; this is encoded by the coding sequence ATGACTACTGTGACACGTTTAACCACCGGTTCTGAATTTGAAAAAAAAGCCAGCTACTCACGTATTGTGGCGGTAGATAACTGGATCTTTGTATCGAATACTGCGGGACGTAATCCGCTGACTAAACAAATCCCTGAGGATTTAAAGCAACAGACGCTGCAGGTATTTGCCAATATTGAGGCCGCACTGACGGCCGTGGATTCTTCTCTAAAAGATGTTGTTTGCTCACGGGTGTTTATTCAGCAACCTGACGATGTTGCACAGGTGATGGAAATCATTGGTGAGAAGTTCCGTGGCATCAACCCGGCAACCACCGTCACCTGCCCGCCGCTGGGTTCCACTGTCTATAAAGTGGAGTTAGAAGTCACCGCTTTCCGGGGTGCCGGAACGGCAGAAATCAGAGAGATCACTCTGTCACAGTAA
- a CDS encoding DUF2938 domain-containing protein: MTTDNVVMIICSGLGATLLTDIWALFQKRILKIPGLNYALVGRWALWMADGRFCHQTIISSATRKGETVTGWLIHYLSGALLAFIPLAIAGEGWLQQPKISVALVSGIISLAAPFLLMQPALGFGIAASKTPNPPRARLLSLATHLVFGCGLYLTLYLLNCLFY, encoded by the coding sequence ATGACAACTGACAATGTAGTTATGATTATCTGTTCAGGATTGGGGGCGACTTTACTGACCGATATCTGGGCGCTGTTCCAGAAACGAATACTGAAGATTCCCGGACTGAATTATGCGCTGGTGGGGCGCTGGGCTCTGTGGATGGCCGACGGTCGGTTTTGTCATCAGACAATTATTTCGTCCGCGACGCGCAAAGGCGAAACCGTTACCGGCTGGCTGATCCATTACCTGAGCGGAGCTTTACTGGCGTTTATTCCTCTGGCGATTGCCGGCGAAGGCTGGCTGCAACAGCCGAAAATCAGTGTTGCGCTGGTATCCGGTATTATCAGTCTGGCGGCTCCTTTTCTGTTGATGCAACCTGCTCTCGGGTTTGGCATTGCCGCGTCTAAAACCCCGAATCCTCCCCGGGCAAGGCTGCTCAGCCTGGCCACTCATCTGGTGTTTGGCTGTGGGCTGTATCTGACCCTGTACTTACTGAATTGCCTGTTTTACTGA
- a CDS encoding helix-turn-helix transcriptional regulator: protein MSDINLVALLEQLVSKQSEISVHFPATQQPAPRLALTVPFPRLELIVAGEVADGCLPLHTPPLRAPAALYIPAGKWNLPQWQAPATTLSILFGKQKLGFSLQQWDGKTLVSLRKQHVARLGPRVGSYLLMAMNELALAPTMPTVQITLAGLLSHSIDQMTHLADTLSKSKELFLAIKEYIDEHAFQPLNRDNVAVKFHITPNYLSHLFQKAGSVGFNEYLTAVRLELAKKMLRGYELKIKEIAHQCGFEDSNYFCRIFRKHTDRSPSEYRRHCRTL from the coding sequence ATGTCGGACATCAACCTCGTCGCCTTACTTGAACAACTGGTCAGCAAACAATCAGAAATTAGTGTGCATTTTCCTGCGACTCAGCAACCAGCTCCCCGGCTGGCGTTAACCGTTCCCTTTCCCCGGCTGGAACTGATCGTTGCCGGAGAAGTTGCTGACGGGTGTCTGCCGTTACATACGCCACCACTGAGGGCTCCCGCGGCGTTGTATATTCCGGCCGGAAAATGGAATTTGCCGCAGTGGCAGGCTCCGGCCACCACACTGAGCATTCTGTTTGGCAAACAAAAACTCGGATTCAGCCTGCAGCAGTGGGACGGTAAAACGTTGGTCAGCCTGCGCAAACAACATGTGGCCCGGCTTGGTCCCCGGGTCGGTTCTTACCTGCTGATGGCGATGAATGAACTGGCCCTGGCACCGACAATGCCGACGGTACAAATCACCCTGGCAGGATTACTCAGCCACAGTATCGATCAAATGACTCATCTGGCGGATACGCTGAGTAAGAGCAAAGAGCTATTTTTGGCCATCAAGGAATATATTGATGAACACGCCTTCCAGCCGCTTAACCGCGATAATGTTGCTGTTAAATTTCACATTACGCCTAACTATCTGTCTCACCTGTTCCAGAAAGCTGGCTCGGTCGGGTTTAATGAATATCTCACGGCTGTGCGGCTGGAACTGGCTAAGAAAATGTTGCGTGGGTATGAGCTGAAGATTAAAGAAATTGCCCACCAGTGTGGCTTTGAAGACAGTAACTACTTCTGTCGGATTTTCCGAAAGCATACTGATCGTTCACCTTCGGAATATCGTCGTCATTGCCGGACGCTGTGA
- a CDS encoding NAD(P)/FAD-dependent oxidoreductase, with the protein MAPAIQPVTTSSGMPAETTVVIIGGGIVGLTAALCLAERGIPVVVLEKGRIAAEQSSRNLGWIRKTSRAADDVPLAQAADRLWAAMAERTGHDVGYRQSGIMFVARNEVQMALHEKWHSGVSGLSLDTRILSASEIDRLVPGGNSRWAGGIYTASDGRAEPTLAAPAIAAAAMKKGAIILEHCAVRTVVTSGGNVSGVITEQGEIRCEQVLLATGAWSRRFLGNLGINLPTLPLICSVLRTRPLQGPGEIALGAPDFSFRRHYSGGYIVTQRGALDAPLTLDHLRLGRRYLPQLKQARDNLRISLGRDFITDLATARRWCSHQTTPFERQRVLDPAANPKLNQEALTNLRAAWPVFDQATVAESWAGVIDVTPDSTPVIGPVDSLPGLTLACGFSGHGFGTSPAAGQLAADLVSGETPLVDPVPYRFSRLA; encoded by the coding sequence ATGGCACCTGCAATACAGCCGGTTACAACCTCGTCAGGGATGCCGGCAGAAACCACAGTGGTGATTATCGGCGGAGGGATTGTCGGGCTGACTGCAGCACTCTGTCTGGCCGAACGCGGGATACCGGTGGTGGTTCTGGAAAAAGGCAGAATTGCCGCAGAACAGTCATCACGTAATCTGGGATGGATTCGTAAAACCAGCCGGGCAGCAGATGATGTTCCGCTGGCACAGGCGGCTGACCGGTTATGGGCAGCGATGGCTGAACGAACCGGTCATGATGTTGGGTATCGCCAGTCCGGAATTATGTTTGTTGCGCGCAATGAAGTGCAGATGGCTTTGCATGAAAAATGGCACTCCGGTGTCAGCGGCCTGTCGCTGGATACCCGCATATTATCAGCAAGTGAGATCGACCGTCTGGTGCCCGGCGGAAACAGTCGCTGGGCCGGAGGGATTTATACCGCTTCCGACGGACGTGCGGAACCGACTCTGGCGGCACCGGCTATTGCAGCAGCTGCGATGAAAAAGGGCGCAATTATACTGGAGCATTGTGCTGTCAGAACAGTGGTCACTAGTGGTGGCAATGTCTCGGGTGTTATCACAGAACAGGGTGAGATTCGTTGTGAACAGGTGCTGCTGGCTACCGGAGCCTGGTCGCGGCGCTTTCTCGGTAATCTGGGAATTAACCTGCCGACATTACCGTTGATTTGTTCTGTTCTTCGTACCCGACCGTTGCAGGGTCCCGGTGAGATTGCACTCGGCGCCCCGGACTTTTCGTTTCGGCGGCATTACAGTGGCGGCTATATAGTGACTCAGCGCGGAGCACTGGATGCTCCATTAACTCTTGACCATTTGCGGCTGGGCAGACGTTATCTGCCCCAGTTGAAACAGGCACGGGATAATCTGCGCATTTCACTGGGACGCGATTTTATTACCGATCTTGCCACGGCACGGCGCTGGTGCAGCCATCAGACCACCCCGTTTGAGCGGCAGAGGGTGCTTGACCCGGCAGCCAATCCGAAGTTAAACCAGGAAGCGCTGACTAACCTTCGGGCAGCCTGGCCGGTATTTGATCAGGCGACAGTCGCTGAATCCTGGGCGGGGGTAATTGATGTCACCCCTGACTCCACTCCGGTTATCGGCCCGGTAGATTCATTACCCGGGCTGACGCTGGCCTGTGGCTTTTCCGGACATGGTTTTGGAACTTCACCGGCGGCAGGTCAGCTGGCCGCCGATCTGGTCAGTGGTGAGACGCCACTGGTGGATCCGGTACCTTATCGTTTCTCCAGGTTGGCCTGA
- a CDS encoding APC family permease, translated as MSEHSGLRKNTLGLFSLVFFVVAAASPLTGVVGGLPVAIISGNGAGIPVFYIFSCIILMLFSVGFIAMSRHVKNSGAFYTYIATGIGKDWGASASVLALMAYISIQIAIVAMLGYFTAAFIQQHTGADIPWWLLSMLFILVVWMLSVKRVEIGGKILGVLMLAEVGIVLLTDIALLVKKNAPYSFQSFEPSVFLHGNLGIAFIFTIASFIGFESTAIYAEECKDPEKTVPHATLCALLLITGFFCFTSWALIQAYGFSQIVAIAAKDPGNFVFNITRQYVGEWAVETMSVLLITSLFAATLAFHNNISRYIFNISRDGLIWKELCKTHPSNGTPHNASHLHSAIMLLLLAGIGGVGLDPMVHIFAVGSALATLCILVLQLGVCVAVMMFFRQRKSSHQAFTVFWAPVLSFICMAITIILVINNLQTLSGSDSEVITLIPWFILACVVAAYLLSARRTVKVSV; from the coding sequence ATGAGCGAGCACTCCGGATTACGTAAAAATACATTAGGTCTTTTCTCCCTGGTCTTCTTTGTTGTCGCTGCTGCATCCCCTCTGACCGGGGTAGTCGGCGGACTGCCTGTGGCTATTATTTCCGGTAACGGTGCCGGTATTCCGGTGTTTTATATTTTTTCCTGCATTATCCTGATGCTGTTTTCGGTCGGGTTTATAGCCATGAGCCGACACGTCAAAAATTCGGGGGCGTTTTACACTTATATTGCTACCGGAATAGGTAAAGACTGGGGGGCATCTGCCTCGGTGCTGGCACTGATGGCTTATATTTCGATTCAGATTGCGATTGTGGCAATGCTGGGCTATTTCACTGCCGCGTTTATTCAGCAGCACACAGGGGCTGATATCCCGTGGTGGCTGTTAAGCATGTTGTTTATTCTGGTGGTCTGGATGCTGAGTGTTAAGCGGGTCGAGATTGGCGGTAAGATTCTTGGGGTACTCATGCTGGCAGAAGTGGGCATTGTCCTGTTGACCGATATTGCCTTGCTGGTGAAGAAAAATGCGCCTTACAGTTTCCAGTCTTTTGAACCTTCGGTATTTCTGCATGGAAACCTCGGGATTGCTTTTATTTTCACCATCGCCAGTTTTATCGGTTTTGAATCCACAGCTATCTATGCCGAGGAGTGTAAGGACCCGGAAAAAACCGTTCCCCATGCCACGCTGTGCGCATTACTGTTGATTACCGGCTTCTTCTGTTTTACCAGCTGGGCACTGATTCAGGCTTACGGTTTCTCTCAGATAGTGGCCATTGCTGCAAAAGACCCCGGTAATTTTGTCTTTAACATCACCCGCCAGTATGTCGGAGAGTGGGCCGTCGAAACGATGTCGGTACTGCTGATTACCAGCCTGTTTGCCGCTACCCTGGCATTTCACAACAATATCTCGCGCTATATCTTCAATATCAGCCGTGACGGACTCATCTGGAAAGAGTTGTGCAAAACCCACCCGTCTAACGGCACCCCACACAACGCCAGCCACCTGCATAGCGCCATTATGCTGTTATTACTGGCCGGTATCGGCGGCGTCGGTCTCGATCCCATGGTACATATTTTCGCGGTCGGTTCGGCACTCGCTACCCTGTGTATTCTGGTCCTGCAACTGGGAGTTTGTGTGGCGGTTATGATGTTCTTTCGTCAGAGAAAATCATCACACCAGGCATTTACCGTATTCTGGGCCCCGGTACTGTCGTTTATCTGCATGGCGATCACCATTATTCTGGTGATCAATAATCTGCAAACCCTCAGCGGTAGCGATTCGGAAGTCATTACGCTAATTCCGTGGTTTATCCTGGCCTGTGTGGTTGCGGCCTATCTGTTGTCAGCACGCAGGACGGTGAAAGTTAGCGTCTGA
- a CDS encoding tyramine oxidase subunit B translates to MSDSTRIDFIYLSEQDMIRAGVTDMAACVDTMEEMFGLLYHGDYRMAGPNSDSHGAMVTFPENSPFPSMPKPTADRRMMAMPAYLGGNFGTSGVKWYGSNIANREKGLPRSILLMTLNDADTGAPLAHMSANLLSAYRTGAIPGVGARHLARKDSRVVGLLGPGVMGKTTLAAFMAVCPQIDTLKVKGRGQHSLDKFLSWVAQSYPQITTVQVVDSLEALVRDSDIVTYCNSGETGDPSAYPLVKREWVKAGAFLAMPALCNIDEAMEQPDIRKVLDNTRLYEAWAEEVPAPAHNTIPIIGVRFMDMIAEGKLQPQQLEDMGKIVAGAAPGRTNDQEIIIMSVGGMPVEDVAWATVIYRNAKSRGIGVTLNLWETPELS, encoded by the coding sequence ATGAGTGATTCAACCAGGATTGATTTTATCTATTTATCTGAGCAGGACATGATCCGTGCCGGTGTGACAGACATGGCTGCCTGTGTCGACACGATGGAAGAGATGTTCGGGTTGTTGTATCACGGAGATTACCGTATGGCGGGTCCGAACAGCGACTCCCACGGCGCTATGGTGACCTTCCCCGAAAACTCGCCATTTCCGTCAATGCCGAAACCTACTGCCGATCGCCGGATGATGGCCATGCCAGCTTATCTGGGAGGGAATTTTGGAACTTCCGGAGTGAAATGGTACGGCTCAAATATTGCGAACCGGGAAAAAGGTCTGCCACGTTCCATTTTGCTGATGACCCTGAATGATGCCGATACCGGAGCGCCTCTGGCGCATATGTCGGCTAATCTGCTGTCGGCTTACCGTACCGGCGCGATTCCCGGGGTAGGAGCAAGGCATCTGGCACGTAAAGATTCACGGGTAGTGGGGCTGCTGGGGCCCGGGGTCATGGGTAAAACCACGCTGGCGGCATTTATGGCTGTCTGCCCACAGATTGATACCCTGAAAGTGAAAGGACGTGGTCAGCACAGTCTGGATAAATTTCTGAGCTGGGTTGCTCAAAGCTACCCACAGATCACCACAGTGCAGGTAGTAGATAGCCTGGAAGCGTTGGTGCGCGACAGTGACATTGTGACCTACTGTAATTCAGGAGAAACCGGAGACCCTTCTGCTTACCCGCTGGTTAAACGGGAGTGGGTCAAAGCGGGCGCATTCCTGGCTATGCCTGCGCTATGCAACATCGATGAAGCTATGGAACAACCTGATATTCGTAAAGTTCTTGATAACACCCGTCTGTACGAAGCCTGGGCAGAAGAGGTTCCGGCACCCGCCCACAATACTATTCCAATTATCGGCGTTCGTTTTATGGACATGATTGCCGAAGGCAAACTGCAACCACAGCAGCTTGAAGATATGGGGAAAATTGTCGCCGGTGCTGCCCCGGGACGTACTAACGATCAGGAGATCATCATTATGTCTGTCGGCGGGATGCCGGTCGAAGATGTTGCCTGGGCGACGGTGATTTACCGCAATGCTAAATCGCGTGGGATTGGTGTCACTCTGAATTTATGGGAAACCCCTGAACTTAGCTAA
- a CDS encoding GGDEF domain-containing protein, giving the protein MKSSIIFFLVTFILFIIPLSLAQTNNIVFFWPVNTVSALLILYISRKKSKYRRVTAIFLYCLYLLAGILASLIADDYNSLSQLLTLVWINSLQLLFIPLVVAILVKKHWLIFPYRKTMLMLIPVVCASLLQSLCYAVFAAYIQQHLSLFGLIEWTSEQLATGLMMVMIVYPCFFRNALRVTGINRRRFILLFGLMVLVQVLMFFNYWLGVSSIAALALFISARYLSFYAAVFYNGMFLLMCSLMRGYYYLKTDAVSYGGSIYREIFSHRLEDISLAVISVFLCELMHWKQRAVNRMTRQSQTDFLTRLYNRRYVFSNKNMIASGRQQGFILLDIDNFKSINDNYGHDCGDDVLKAISATLKELRTPGVILSRWGGEEFFVTLSSQHRHEFIAFCDQLLETVRATKIISQETEIPPVTVSCGAVFNPVYQGNFEEMISVADKMLYQAKAQGKDRYVICDI; this is encoded by the coding sequence ATGAAGTCGTCTATCATATTCTTTTTAGTCACCTTTATACTTTTTATTATTCCATTAAGCCTTGCTCAGACCAATAATATTGTATTTTTCTGGCCGGTAAATACAGTTTCGGCGTTGCTGATATTGTATATTTCGAGGAAAAAGTCTAAATATCGCCGGGTGACGGCTATTTTTCTTTATTGTTTGTATCTGCTGGCCGGAATTCTGGCATCACTAATTGCAGATGACTATAATTCTCTTTCTCAGTTACTGACACTGGTATGGATTAACTCTCTGCAGTTACTCTTTATCCCGCTGGTGGTCGCCATATTAGTGAAAAAACACTGGCTTATTTTTCCTTACCGAAAAACCATGTTAATGCTGATTCCGGTGGTCTGTGCCAGCCTGCTACAGTCATTATGTTATGCGGTATTTGCTGCTTATATCCAACAGCATCTGTCACTATTTGGTCTGATCGAATGGACCAGTGAGCAACTGGCCACCGGCCTGATGATGGTGATGATTGTCTACCCTTGTTTTTTTCGAAATGCTTTACGGGTTACAGGTATTAACAGACGACGTTTTATATTGCTGTTTGGTCTGATGGTACTGGTGCAGGTGCTGATGTTTTTTAACTACTGGCTGGGGGTTTCATCAATTGCCGCCCTGGCGCTGTTTATTTCAGCCCGTTATCTTAGTTTCTATGCGGCAGTATTTTATAACGGCATGTTTTTATTAATGTGTTCGTTGATGCGAGGCTATTACTATCTGAAAACCGATGCTGTTAGCTATGGCGGAAGTATATACCGGGAGATATTCTCTCATCGTCTGGAGGATATTTCTCTGGCAGTTATTTCTGTGTTTCTGTGTGAGTTGATGCACTGGAAGCAACGAGCGGTAAACAGGATGACCCGGCAGTCTCAAACAGATTTTTTAACCAGACTGTATAACCGGCGTTACGTATTTTCCAACAAAAACATGATAGCTTCGGGCCGGCAACAAGGATTTATTTTGCTGGATATCGATAATTTCAAAAGTATTAATGACAATTACGGGCACGATTGCGGAGATGATGTACTGAAGGCCATTTCTGCGACCTTAAAAGAGTTGCGCACTCCCGGAGTGATATTATCCCGTTGGGGAGGGGAGGAATTTTTTGTGACGTTAAGCAGTCAGCACCGCCATGAATTTATCGCATTTTGTGACCAGTTGCTGGAAACGGTAAGAGCAACAAAAATTATCAGTCAGGAAACGGAAATCCCACCGGTGACGGTAAGTTGTGGTGCGGTATTTAACCCTGTTTATCAGGGGAATTTTGAAGAGATGATCTCTGTTGCTGACAAAATGCTTTATCAGGCAAAGGCGCAGGGTAAAGATCGTTATGTTATCTGTGATATCTGA